GTATTAACTTTATGgatgtaaaaaaatgtgcaGGCATATCTACATATGAACTGATTCgtgattatatatatgagcACATggctgttttttttaataaaaattatttcaacAGAATAGACAAAGAAGTTAtagataatttaaataaagaaatcattaaagaagaaaatattataaaacataaacCCCATGTATGTTCAGAACCTTCCTATGAAAGAGATTATTCCTATTTATGTCCAGATGGTAATATCAAAAATGGAGAGAAACTaaggataataaaaattgaaaacaaaaatttttattattaaataattttattttaaaatgaaacatatatatcattttttttgtataacgtatcaatataatatttagaTTGGGTGAAGAACTCTAGTGATCAATGCTGGTAAGTTGCCCCCATTGCTAATAAGCatttctattatttattcgacattgcttttatttttttaaattaataattgcACATTATTAATCGAACAAAACAGGGGTATAGATTATGATGGGCATTGCGAGTCTCTCAAGTATTTCCAAAATTACACTGACgatgaaaaaaaggaatttgtaaaattatataatatatatataatacaaatatatatggacATATTAGCATATGCTTGTTTTCATTTCTCTTcatatgaagaaaataaatacacatATTTACATGCCCATCGTTCTATgttaaaattatcaaattgTAGGAACTCAACTGTTGTGTATCATGGCCTAAATTAAAGAAGACTGTgcataaacaaaaaagagAAGATACATTAAGAGGATCAGTTAGTTTtaactatttattttatactttagacatagttttttttttcttataatttatatatataatgaaaaaatgtaatattttcctttttttaaaatccgatttattaacatttttaatttacagATAAATCCAAATAACGGATTAATTGTTAAaccaaataaatgaatccaacaaaataaaaaatgattatctaattatgcattttttttgaatttttaatattttgttattttttttatttttatatttgttaataattttttgtgatAAAACATATCAACATACAAATATGCACACAAACATACATTGACACATGCACgtacatacatatgtatgtgCTTAGAgtcatttataaaaatatataacaacaATATGcgcataataatattattattttatttatttataaaaaaagtgataataaaaggatacaaaaaatttacaaaaagttaaaaataaaagattagacatatgtttattttttctaaagtTGTGAAATTATAGTTTATATGCCAATAGGGATTTAATTGAACCCCCTTGGTTAgtcaaaatttaatttcaaattaatttttggTTGGAACTTGAAGAATGGAACTTTGCCAGGGTTTTTCTGAACATCATATGTGTCTCGATCATTTACTAAACCAAAAACAAATGTTAACATTCCTAAAtcataaatgaaataactTTGAAGATTTCCATATCCACTTTTTCTAATTAATGATGTTAAggttaaattaaaatttaaagatGGATTAAGCCAGTTTATCAACTTATTTGCAGTATTTTGATtagtttcatttttttttttttcaaataatttttttaatgggcttttatttaattcggTATAATTATTCATGACAGTCTCTAATTTATCTTcaaattgttttataaattcatttaaagatttatcaaaattatttgttacactatttttattcgttTCTTCATTTCGGTATACTAAATTTTTGATGTCCTCTTTAAATTCTTTTAGtagcatatttttaaaatattttattttattattttttttattttcaattagGTCTCGTTCATTTTCTATAGATTTATTATTcagtataatatttttggctttatttaaatacat
This genomic interval from Plasmodium chabaudi chabaudi strain AS genome assembly, chromosome: 11 contains the following:
- a CDS encoding CPW-WPC family protein, coding for MDKIFFYFFLFFFGLSNCMFPWTKKRKAVNQMIIIKDMSNEIKRKSESLPTQKDIANQIHKIDKEVIDNLNKEIIKEENIIKHKPHVCSEPSYERDYSYLCPDDWVKNSSDQCWGIDYDGHCESLKYFQNYTDDEKKEFELNCCVSWPKLKKTVHKQKREDTLRGSINPNNGLIVKPNK